A segment of the Candidatus Pelagisphaera phototrophica genome:
TGCCGGAGTTGACCCGATCAATGTAGCCGAAGTCCAAAAGATCGTTCTCGCTCTGAAGAAAAGGGGTATAGGGATCCTTATTACGGACCACAATGTCCGAGATACGCTCGCGATCGTGGATCGGGCCTACCTGATCCATGAGGGAAAAGTGCTCGCCAGCGGTGACCGCGATTTCCTCATCAATGACCCCAAAAGCCGAAAGCTGTACCTCGGCGAGAATTTTAACATGTAAGCGGGAAGCCGTCTGATCCTAGCTTTCGCTGCAAAGGTTTTGCTTTTCCTCTCCTCAATGGGATAAGGTCTCTTCAAAATTCCGTTTTCTTCCTATGACCGCTGCGAAACCAATCAAGAAAATCGACAGTCTTTCCATTAAGGACTTCCTTAAGAGCTACTCGGATCACCTAAAGCTCGAACTGGTAGCGGGACATCGGGGATTGAGACGGGTCATACGCGAAGGGAGCGTCAATCGTCCTTCCCTCGCCCTAACCGGATTCTTCAAATATTTTGCCAACAAGCGGCTTCAGGTCTTGGGAGCGTCCGAGATGAAGTATTTGCGGACTCTCGACAAAGACACTCAGAGAAAACGCCTTTCCGAACTAATCGACCAATCCATCCCTTGCCTCGTGATCGCAAGGAACTACCGACCCCTTCCCATCATGAAGGAAATCGCTGAAGCGCGAGGCCTACCCATCCTCCGTACTTCGATGATCACGATGAACTTTATCAACGCGGCCACCCTTTCCCTAGACGCCGCCTTCGCGCCCTCCACCTCGGAACACGGCACAATGATGGATATTAAAGGGATGGGGACTTTGATCCGGGGATCGAGCGGGATCGGCAAAAGCGAATGCGCCCTCGCGCTGATTGAGCGCGGGCATAGCATCGTGGCAGATGATTTAACCCGTATTCGATTACTGGATGAGCGCGAACTGATGGCTTCGAGTGCGGAGCTAAACCAAGGGTACATGGAGTGCCGGGGAATCGGAATCATCAATGTGGGCGAAATGTTCGGTGTCAGAAGTATCCGTCCCGAAAA
Coding sequences within it:
- the hprK gene encoding HPr(Ser) kinase/phosphatase, with the protein product MTAAKPIKKIDSLSIKDFLKSYSDHLKLELVAGHRGLRRVIREGSVNRPSLALTGFFKYFANKRLQVLGASEMKYLRTLDKDTQRKRLSELIDQSIPCLVIARNYRPLPIMKEIAEARGLPILRTSMITMNFINAATLSLDAAFAPSTSEHGTMMDIKGMGTLIRGSSGIGKSECALALIERGHSIVADDLTRIRLLDERELMASSAELNQGYMECRGIGIINVGEMFGVRSIRPEKRIDLVVSLLELTPEVQEDRTGLDQDYFTILGIDVPHIEIYVRPGRDIARIVEVASMVQALKRLGHDPARDFNDRLIDLMSTSK